Below is a window of Microbacterium saperdae DNA.
AGACGTAGGCGGTCGCCCACAGCAGGCACGCGGGCGCCGTCCAGGCCAGGAACCGCCGGTACGAGTAGCCGCTCATCCCGACGGTCAGAGGCACCAGCGAGTGCAGCACGGGCAGGAAGCGGGAGAGGAAGATGGCGAGGCCGCCGCGGCGTTCTAGATACCGCTCGGCCCTGACCCAGTTGTGCTCCCCGATACGGCGCCCCAGCCACGAGACACGGATGCGGGGTCCCAGCCAGCGTCCGAGGACGAAGCCGATGCTCTCGCCGATCAGCGCACCTATCACCACGGCGATCACCATGAACACACCTTCGAGAGGCGTGGCGACGCCCATCGAGGCGATGATGACGATCGTGTCGCCCGGGACGATGAGGCCGATGAGCACGCTCGTCTCGAGCAGCACGGCGATGCCGGCGATCAGCGTGCGGGTGACCGGATCGATGGACTGCACGAAGTCGAACATCCACAGCAGCAGGTCATCCACCCCATGAGGATACGGGAGCGCGACGGTCCTAGTCTGTAAGCGTGCCTGAACGTCTGAGCGCCCGTCAGCTCCCCGCCTGGGTCGAGCCCGTCGCGGTGTTCCGATGGCTGGAAGCGGGCGAACCCGACGTGTTCTGGCTCGATGCGGGAGCGGATGCCCGCACCGGCTGGAGCTTCATCGGACGGGGGACGGTCGCGGACCTCCCCGCACAGGTGCGGCTCGACGTCGCGCCGTCCGACGCGGCAGCTCCTCCGTTCTCGGGGGGATGGGTCGGTTGGCTCGACTATGAGAGCGGAGCCCGCGCCGCGGGAGTGCCCGTCGTCGAGAGCGCGACCGACGAAGGAGCATGGCTCCGGGCCACGCACGTCGTGGCGTTCGACCACGACGCGGGTCGGACGTGGGTGCTCGCAGAAGCTGACGACCTCGATGACTGGGCGGCCGCAGTGGCGTCGACGCCCGCCGACGTGCTCTCCGTCGTCGACGCAGAGCAGGACGCGGCGCCTCTCATCGCCGGGGCCAGGCACGATCCCGACGAGTACGCCGCACTCATCCAACACTGCCGCGCGCTGATCCGAGCGGGCATCGCCTACCAGCTGTGTCTCACGACGCGCTTCTCCGTACCCGGCAACCACGACCCCCTCGCGGTGTACCTGCGTCTCCGAGCCGCGACGCCTGCGCATCACGGCGGATTCGTCCGCATCGGAGGGCGGGCTCTGCTCAGTGCGAGCCCGGAGCAGTTCCTGCAGGCCGAGGGAGGGCTCATCCGTACCCGGCCGATCAAGGGGACCCGTCCGCGGTCCGCCGATCCCCTGCAGGATGCCGCGCTCGCCGCAGAGCTCGCCGCGAACCCCAAGGAACGCGCAGAGAACGTCATGATCGTCGACTTGATGCGAAATGACCTCTCGCGGATCTGCGAGCCGGGGACGATCCGGGTCGAGGGGCTCTGGGTGGTCGAGAGCTACCCGGCAGTGCACCAGCTGGTCAGCACGGTCACCGGAACGGTCGCGGCGGGAACGACCCTCGGCGCAGTGCTGGAGGCGACCTTCCCGGCCGGAAGCATGACGGGAGCGCCGAAGTTGTCGGCGATGACAAGGCTGCACGACCTCGAGGGAGGTCCGCGCGGCGTCTACGCCGGATGCTTCGGATACGTGGGCGTCGACGGTGCACTCGATCTGGCGATGGTGATCCGCAGCATCGTGATCGATGCCGGGGGCGCGGTCATCGGAGCGGGCGGGGGCATCACGTGGGGTTCCGATCCCGCGGCCGAGGTCGCGGAGGTGGCGACCAAGGCGAGAGCGCCGCTGGCGGCACTCGGCGCTGTCCTGCCGGTGCGCTGGGGTTCCGATATCCTGAACTGATCCCGTTTTTTCCTTCAGATTGGTCGTGTGTTCGTTGTCTGAGAACCTGTCCACAGCTCCTGCCGAGGACGAGTCGTCGTCGGCGCATGCC
It encodes the following:
- a CDS encoding DedA family protein, whose protein sequence is MDDLLLWMFDFVQSIDPVTRTLIAGIAVLLETSVLIGLIVPGDTIVIIASMGVATPLEGVFMVIAVVIGALIGESIGFVLGRWLGPRIRVSWLGRRIGEHNWVRAERYLERRGGLAIFLSRFLPVLHSLVPLTVGMSGYSYRRFLAWTAPACLLWATAYVSVTSLAAGGFRELVDRVHFAGYIFVGIIALFLLLVFLGKKLLTRLESRHLDAPDTEHESDVKD
- a CDS encoding anthranilate synthase component I family protein; translation: MPERLSARQLPAWVEPVAVFRWLEAGEPDVFWLDAGADARTGWSFIGRGTVADLPAQVRLDVAPSDAAAPPFSGGWVGWLDYESGARAAGVPVVESATDEGAWLRATHVVAFDHDAGRTWVLAEADDLDDWAAAVASTPADVLSVVDAEQDAAPLIAGARHDPDEYAALIQHCRALIRAGIAYQLCLTTRFSVPGNHDPLAVYLRLRAATPAHHGGFVRIGGRALLSASPEQFLQAEGGLIRTRPIKGTRPRSADPLQDAALAAELAANPKERAENVMIVDLMRNDLSRICEPGTIRVEGLWVVESYPAVHQLVSTVTGTVAAGTTLGAVLEATFPAGSMTGAPKLSAMTRLHDLEGGPRGVYAGCFGYVGVDGALDLAMVIRSIVIDAGGAVIGAGGGITWGSDPAAEVAEVATKARAPLAALGAVLPVRWGSDILN